The following coding sequences are from one Chanos chanos chromosome 12, fChaCha1.1, whole genome shotgun sequence window:
- the sdc3 gene encoding syndecan-3, whose product MKLPCWMALALLLAQTTLAQRGSPLSEDMEGSGDEFYDDEDLFSGSGSGFPELEASPTGLGVSFTTQEPLPLSTTQATGPAPSASPAAEPSSPPPPESEIESGLEWEIDKEREREQEMEKEREQEMERERERQRELERQRQREMEQERERQREREREREQEMERERERQRELERQRQREMEQERERERERERERIRERERERERERARSTITPRLAGPISTSSSDTLAQSTAPPDCLDGTCATNEEEDLFITTETSQFDLITAEDTTTEDTATSEATPTTIVSTATPPTSTQALTPPPSTAPPRPWQPKMTPSPAQPTESWARPMPTSTVQTRPPEDGNNEVAGVGPSGDFEIREDDNRQNNDVGRGKGVSGTGAEPDLIGNTVDTGSSAAQLPQKNILERKEVLIAVIVGGVVGALFAAFLVMLLVYRMKKKDEGSYTLEEPKQATVTYQKPDKQEEFYA is encoded by the exons ATGAAGCTCCCGTGCTGGATGGCGCTAGCGCTGCTCCTCGCGCAGACCACACTG gcacagCGAGGTTCCCCTCTGTCGGAGGATATGGAGGGATCTGGGGACGAGTTCTATGATGACGAGGATCTTTTCTCCGGTTCAGGCtctggct TTCCAGAACTAGAAGCCAGTCCCACAGGCCTGGGTGTATCCTTCACCACACAGGAACCCCTCCCGCTTTCAACAACGCAAGCCACAGGCCCTGCTCCCTCTGCCTCACCTGCCGCAGAGCCTAGTAGCCCCCCTCCTCCAGAGAGCGAAATAGAGAGTGGGTTGGAATGGGAGATAGACAAAGAAAGGGAGCGAGAacaggagatggagaaagagagagaacaggaaatggaacgggaaagagagagacaacgGGAACTGGAGAGGCAAAGACAACGCGAGAtggagcaggagagggagaggcaaagagagagggaaagagagagagaacaggaaatggagcgagaacgagagagacaaCGAGAATTGGAGAGGCAAAGACAACGTGAaatggagcaggagagggagagagagagagagagggaaagagagagaattagggaacgagaaagagagagagaaagggagagggccAGGAGCACGATTACACCACGATTGGCTGGTCCTATTTCCACGAGCTCTTCGGACACTCTCGCCCAAAGCACAGCGCCCCCTGACTGCCTGGATGGCACCTGCGCCACCAACGAAGAGGAAGATCTCTTCATCACCACGGAAACAAGTCAGTTTGACCTTATCACTGCCGAGGACACCACTACAGAAGACACTGCCACCTCTGAGGCCACTCCCACCACAATCGTCTCCACTGCCACCCCACCAACCAGCACGCAAGCTCTAACCCCACCCCCAAGCACCGCACCTCCACGGCCATGGCAACCCAAAATGACACCCAGCCCAGCCCAACCCACTGAGAGTTGGGCACGCCCAATGCCCACCTCCACTGTGCAG ACGCGCCCCCCAGAAGACGGGAATAACGAGGTTGCCGGGGTGGGTCCCAGCGGCGATTTTGAAATTCGAGAGGACGATAATCGCCAAAACAACGACGTCGGGCGTGGCAAAGGTGTGTCCGGCACGGGAGCAGAGCCCGATTTAATCGGCAACACAGTGGATACAGGAAGTTCGGCAGCTCAACTTCCACAGAAAAATATCTTGGAGAGGAAAGAGGTTTTAATAG cggTCATTGTGGGAGGAGTTGTGGGCGCGCTCTTTGCTGCCTTTCTGGTTATGTTACTGGTGTATCggatgaagaaaaaagatgaaggCAGTTATACATTAGAGGAGCCCAAACAAGCCACCGTCACTTATCAGAAACCAGACAAGCAGGAGGAATTCTACgcctaa